GAGCAATGAGGCCAGTTTCTCTTCATAGACTAGATATTGGATTTACTTGAAACAAAATTGTCCCCATCCCTAGTGACTAACTTCTTATAATTTTATTCAAAAACTAATTATAACCATAATTTTgctattattataaaaaaaaatttggaataaACAGTTCACTTTCTACTCTTCTTTCATATAAAAGAGGatgtattatattaataaaaaaatactatTGAACAAAAGATGATCGTCGAAATTACACATATGTCAAATGGCAAAAGTTGAGTGGACAAAAGGAGATTGCAGATTGGAAGATAATGTCCAACTAAACTACTTCATGTGCATCTCATGTGCCAAGGACGGTATGGATGGTCGTTAACGGTTATTTAGATAGAATCACTCGtttgataaaataaaaagagGAATGCACGTaatctttattttttagaaaaaataattaaaaatatttgtgcACACTGAATTGTACAACTCTACTcttgtatttataaattatcATTATCAAACTCTTTGGCTTCTCCTTGTCATTGGCATCTCACTCGTGGCATCGTTTAAACTTCAAAATAATGGTCGTTACTTGTTTTAGTTTTATAGTGACTGCCATAGCAATTTTAGATCGCTTGCATTACATCGCATGTCTAATAatggaaatatgaaaaaaaatgacCGTTATGATGGATTATCTAGAAATGGGACACGTTAGAATGTTTTCGTAAAGAACTTCGACCACGTGTCGTCATGCGACCTTGACGGTTCACGAAGCATGCGAACCATTTCAGCCTTCTGATTGGCTTAAAAGCCAGAAAAGAAAGCAAACCCCCCGAATCCCCCTCCATCGATTGGGGACATGATGAAGATAAAGCAATGGGTCCGCCGATTGGACGATCGCCTGAGTCTCGAATTTGTGAAAATAACGATTGGTTATATACCGTTCACCTCCGCGGGCCATGTCCACCAGAGCGTtggatcctctctctctctctctctccccgatCGGTGGAGACGGGAGGATATAAAATCTCTAACCCTAGATTTCGATTGTTTTCTCGCGAAGAAACCTACATTTCTCCACGCGTGTGGGAGCCTTTCTTTCCCAAGATTCATCCGGCCATGGAGCTCCGTCGCCGATCTAGGGTTTCTGTGGCGTTCTTGATCTCTCTCCTCCTCGTCCTGAGCTTCGCCCGAGACTTGTGCTTCGCCGAGAACCGTCGGCCGAAGAACGTCCAGGTTTCACTCCGTTGCTGTTGGAAGCCGGGTAGCCTTCTTCTTGAATCTTTTTTACATTGATGCGTTACTTTTCTGGATTCCTTTTGGATTTAACAGGCACAATGAAATTTCGTAATTTGGAAAGTGAGGTATCTGATTAGATGTGTAAATCTTGAATGTTACTTTGATCtattctttgttcttttttcgCTAAATAATTGAATTCATGACATTGTCAAGATCTTGTTGATTTTTTATTTGGAAGAAAGGATTGGAGCTCGCTGGATATGAACATACTTGATCTTCTTTGATTATTAGGGAGCGATTGGCCTGCCCTCCATTATTTAGTTATAAAATTCATATGCTACTTTTATTTGATCCTCTATTGATGTTTTCCCCTCTTAACTGTAAGTTGTGTCGCCAACGATAAACTTAATCTTGCCTACGAGATGGagtttttctgattttgtaaagAAAGTCAAGGAGTTGGAACTGATCTTATGTATCTCTGATTGCAAATGGTGTTAGTGATAATCTGGCATCGAGAATATCCCTTTATTTTAGGAAGAAGGCTTGGGAAATCTGCTGGTACAAGTGTAATAATTTACTTATCAAAAAGTAGGGGACTAagattttcttttccccttCCTGAACAAATGAAATTCCAAAGAAATTCAAAAGTAGGCTTGCCTGATGGAATCTGGATGCTTGACCTAGCCAAGAACTGTCTGTTGGTGGTAAGTAAAGGTGTGAGTAACTGAGAAATCAGTGACTGTGTTGTTCTGTTGCATGATAATTTTTGTTTCTGCTTTCAGTTTATAGTTGCATTGTTGGCACTGGTGTATGACGCATTGTTGGCATTGAAGTATTATTTTGCTTGTTATTTGTCTTTTAAGTTTATACCTTCTTTGATTAAGGAGCACTTCAGTTTGATAGGTTACTAAAGAATTATTACAACATATATCAACAGAGAATTGCTCTCTAAAGAATGGAAAAACCTGTTTTGGGAGTTTACTGATCTCTGGCTAGAACCAGATAAAGGCTCAGATTGTTTGACAGCCAAATGCTGTATTCACAAAATTGTCGTTGATGGGCACTCGGTTCTAAGTAAACCCTTGGGATCAGTTTTTGAATTTTCTCGTATGCTTCGGTCAGCATCTCCTAGACTAGTGCTCTACCGGCAGTTGCCGGATGATTCTTTATCTTCTTATCCTTCTGACGACGAAGCCGACTCAGAACATTTTATGGGAGACCTGTCTGGGCCAATTTCAAGAGTCAAGGCAGAGCCTTTTCTCATAAGCAGAAACCCGAGAAGCCCTGGAGGAAGTTGTTGCTGGGTAGATACTGGTAGTGCACTACTGTTCAATGTTACTGAACTTCTTTCATGGCTTGACACTTCAGCCAAACTGTAAGTCACATCCACCTTTTCTGTGGCTTTGTTGTATTTCTATTTCTGTCATTGCAATTCTTGTTGATCTTTTTTGCTTCCTTGTTATATAGTGAGGTTATATGTTTATTTGGATTTTGCCAGAGCTGTGGGATCTGCTGAGCAGCCTGAACTTTTTGATTTTGATCACATATATTTTGGTTCAAGTATTGCCAGTCCAGTTGCTATTCTATATGGAGCTCTTGGAACAGAATGCTTCAAAAAGTTTCATGTTACCTTGGTGGAAACATCCAAAAAGGTATTAACTAATGAgccattatttattttatatgagGAACAGTGAACACATTCCTGTCTCTCAGTTAGAATAACATGGCTTATTGCAATTAACAATGTTGGCACATAGCCACATACATATTGTTAAGAAAAAACTGCAAAACAAATCTCTTTCCTTGCATGAGATGTGATTACTCAATAAAATTTAAACTCACTGGTTGTTCCATTTGATGTGTCCTTAACAAGCTCATTAGTTTTACTACTTCAAATTTTAATGAAATGTAGCACACCTAGTGTTATCATGGAAGATTTACAATTACTTGATTGATGAAACTTTTCAtgtttgtttggttggagtgaCTGCATAGGATGACTAACTCACAGAAATTTGTGGGAAATAGAGAGGGAAAGAAGTACTGATGAGGAAGAGATAGTGGTGGAGGGAAacttttgttgcatgtttgatggAGGACATGAAATCAATGTTTGAGCTGAAATGGGTAGTCAAAGCCTGGACCAAGGAAGCAAGCCAGGCTTCCTGGATTGGACCAGTGAGGTACCAATACCTGGAATGCCCTTGGTACCTGGGTCTTTGCGAAGACTTTGCAGCCTGGTTGGTATGATTCTATGCTGACCAGTACCCACCAGGACAGGACCAGCGTCAGCTGGTTTGGCCTGTTACTGGATTGTACCAACTCAAAATGTCTTTTGTACTTTCTATTTGTTCTCCTTTTGGTTACTCATAGATATCATATATCATGTCTTGGAATGCCATTTTAGTATAATAATTATGGCATTCTTATCTATTAGTTTGAGGCCTAACCTCCATATTTGCCATTATGTGGACTTGAaacttattttttattagtCATTTCTTTCTTACTAAATGAAAACAACTTAACATACAGTTTCTTCCTTTATTATGTTGGTAACTTTTTTCAGTTTGTCTGCTCTTAGCCATTATATTTACTCTCTTTCTAGATTCACTGTCATAACTTTGCTGCCctgttctttttatttttcgttTAAATGTGTTTTCTGTTGTTCTTAGGGAAAAATTAAATACGTAGTGAGACCTGTATTGCCTTCTGGATGTTAAGCAGCGAGCAGCTATTGTAGTGCTGTTGGTTCTTCAGATGTAGTAAATTTGGGTGGGTGTGGTGTGGAATTTGCTTTGAAGAACATGGAGTACAAAGCTATGGATGATAGCACAGTAAAGAAAGGTCATTGCAGGACTTtcagtaaaatgctatatgcatAATTTTCAATTGTTGGCTTTTCCTTCCTTATCAGTGTTATCCAAAATTCGCAACAACTGACTTTTTTTTATGACATTGAAGTTTCATAGTTTTTTTCTTGTATATCTGTTTGCAGACTTGATGATAGATATACTTTAATTTGTTCTCTTTTGTGCACCAGTTCAACCTGCTACTCCAACTGATGTGCCACTTTAGACCAATTATTGTTTTTTTGGTTAGGCTTCCATTTGGATTACATTTTAGCTGATGTTGTTGGATTGCTCACTTCTCGTATACGTTGTGCTTAAGTTTTTGGAAAACTCTCAAGAAACAGTGCCTTGACCTTGTTGCCTATCACATTTGTACTCTATCATTTCTTTACTCGCTTTATTTAGAATGGTTGTGTTACTTTTGTtaaatatagtttttaattcACCCATAAGTCACGTAGAATTTTGATTTCTACAAACCAGCCAAAATGCTGTACTTCCATTGAAGTCATAATATATATTATGGAATAAGTACACTAACGGGTGTCAATATGAATTGGTGTATGTGAAGCTTTAATTCACCAAAGTGATGTCAATTTCAGAGATAATACTAGAAATTTAATTGCTGTAGCATCTCTTAGTAAAATCTGCTCATGGTCTATGTTAAATTGTTATTATTTATGCCTAAAAGCTGCCATTAACAAGGCCACAGAATAAACAGTCTCTAATTGAATGGTTTCCCCTTGTTGTGTAAGTCTGTTTTATGCTGCTTAAATATGTTGAAACGATCTAATGGCCTAGAAGTTGCAGGTTTGTAATAGATGATTAACTTTTGAGAAttattttgctaaaattaattttatattatagaatgaaaaaaaatatatttagaagAATTCAGGAAAAGCCACTTTTACTCTTTTGTTTATTGCTTAAAAATTGTTAGCAGTCTTGATTTTTGGTCTGCCAAACACCATTGATAGCCCACTGGAACCCACTGTCCTGCAGTGACATTTAGGCAAAACTCTGCCCTGTGGGAAGCGGCATCTCTATCACCAGACTGATCAGCTTGAGACTATGAATCCCATGCCATGCAACTAATGCATCTGAACGAGCTCCATGGATGCAAGCATTATTTCATTGGTGTGCTCATACCTGCATGTGGGCCTATGTGCATACGCAGATATGTATgtacgtgtgtgtgtgtatatgtattaatgtatatatgtactcatatatgcatatgtgtgtatgtattttGTATATTCCGTATAGACGACATGCTCAGACATGTGCCTTAGCACATGCATGCACACCCGTCTGTATGTGTGCCTATGTGCATGTACAACACTGGCTATAATCATGGCAACCATTAAGAAATGGAgctttttcttttgtatttttattattttttgaaaatcttGCTTCTTTTATGTATCAAGAAAAGAATCATATAATTATGTCTGTGTTGCAAGTGTTACTGTGGAAGATCCTAGGACCGAGGATCTCAGTCAAGAAGTTAGAGGATTTATATTTTCCAAAATCTTGGTTTGTTCCCAAAGCCTCACTTGTAGATGAGACTTAACCTTGTAATTTAATCTATTCTTACATTCTGTTTTACTTTATCTTTGCAACTGCAGGAACGCAAGCCAGAGGTTACTGAGTAATGGCTTTCAGGGATTATTTATTATCAACAACAATATCAGACACACTGGAAGTTTGGGAATTGAAGGGTATTGGTTGTGATGATTGGTGCATGATAATAACTGTATACCGCATCTCATCTGTGCTTGGTTGGTTTGATTTTTAGTTGAAGATCTTTTATGCCCACTTTTGACCAGTTAGGTTATCTTTTCTACAGGTTTAGGACATCAAACAGCACAAAGAATAGTGCATGCATCAGACCCTTTACAGTCAATGCAAGAAATCAATCAAAAGTTTCCTAGTATAGTTTCTTCATTATCTCGCATGAAGGTACAAGGTTCTGTTAGTCACTTGTTAAATTTGTTGGCATATATCATATCTTTGTTATTTCTGTCAGCTTACATATGCTTAAGCTATATGCAGCTTAATGATTCTGTTAAGGATGAAATACTTGTGAATCAGCAAATGGTTCCTCTTGGGAAGTCTTTAATGGCTTTGAATGGTGCTTTAATCAATATTGAAGGTATCGATCTTTACCTATAATGTTTTCTTCCTCCACCATTAGCTCTGATATCTCACTTTATTCTTAGAGAACAAATTGGTTTATATCAACTGTGGGATTTGAGTGGTTGTACCTTATACCTTGGTTTCCCATTTCTGCAACCCTTTTTGCATTTTTGTTATGCCTTCATTTGACACTCTTTTGCATTAAACGTCAGTTGATCAAAGCttagcaaaataaataatattttagttcttTACCTAATGGTCCTGACTATTTATTCTGGAGTACCACTTCGGCTTGGTGATTCTCGACTTCTAAGATGTCATATGACAAATAATCAGTCAAAacattctttctttttgtttttgaggTCATCATAGTCACTTGCACATGTGCATAGTACATAAGTTCTTACTCAAACACAACCTTTGAATCTATGACCTGGAAAAACATATTTAGCCTAGCTGATTTACTTGCCCTTTATGTATAATTCATGTTTCTTGGCAGCCAATTGTCTTCCTAATGTATGGTAGGGGTACAAATGAGCCGAGCAGCTCGAGCTTGACTTGGGTCCAAGCTCGGCTCGACTCGACTATTATCGAGCTCGAGTAGCTCAACTAGTTTTTTGAGTTAAGCTCGAGTAGCAAAATACTCGACTCAATGGCTCACGAGCCTAGtcaagtatatatatttttaataatattatattttatttataatatatattaataatttaatattttaaaatataatatttatatattttttattctgACCTAACTCCTAACTTTtaactatattttttaaattatcacCAAGGCTCAAATTCAAGCTTGAACTCAAGCTCGAGTATGGCTCGGTTGATATTCGAGTCGAGTTGATCTTgagtgttcttttttttttttatcgagtTGAGTTCGAGCTTGAATATTAAGGCTCGATCGATCCCGAATATTTTGAATCGGTTCGATCTCGAGTCTCTAGCTACTCGACTCAGCTCGGCTAGATTGCACCCCTAATTTAGGTTATGTTTTTACCTTTATCTAGACTGTTATGATACTAGATATCACATTTGGCAACTATTTCAGTAATATATGTTTGATTATATTAAGCTATGTATACTATATGGTCTGGTATTTGATACTATGGTGCAGTGTTACCGTTTTTAAATGTTTTAACCATCTAGTTTTGTGTCTTATAGGTTAATGGATCTGGTTAGTGAAGAGTTATCATTGGTCGATCAATTTTCAAAACTTAAGGTGATCTGTGCTTATTGACATCTTTTTTTATGGCATATGCATCATAGCCAATTTCCTGGTAAATTGTTTGCTGGTTAATTGATAATGCACCCTTTTCCTTATTTCTTTttcactttcttttcttttgttaacCTTTTTCCGTGCAAGTCTGTTAAGTTTCAGTAATAATGTAAGTAGAGCTTTATGAAATTGTCTCCTATGAACATTTTGGCTATATGAATTATAAAATTGAATTATTGCTATCAAAGATGCTTACACCATtcagttttctttttgttttcctcTGTTTCTTATCGCATTTTTAAGAGACTGCTTTACTGCCCCTCTGCTTCaactttatttattttgaaatttattgtACCAGGATCTCTCTCTGGAGAACCCTGAAATGATCATCTAGTTCTATTGGCTCTTTATATAAACAACACTTCTCTATTGACTCAACTAGCTATCCTTAGGGTCTTCTAAGACCACCTACTGCCTATAATTGGCTAGATCAGCTATTAGCTTTATCAAGAGTTTGATCTaataatttcataatttatCAGTGGTGGATCTTGGCGCCTTCCTTGATTAGGAATCTCAAACAAAGCATAGTATACAGAAAAAGGAACGTAACATCTGACCAAGAAAATTCAATTGATTTGGATTACAATCTACGAACTCCATTTAGTTCTGGAGAATAATGGAATGGGATATGGGCCTAAACTCTTTTGGAATTCACACCTTTGAAGAGCATTCCCTCCAATAGAGTTGCTAAAGCCATTGGAGGTTGATATCAATGATTTGGGTTCAGGTCCCACCCTCACCCAAACTTTAATTTGGTTTTCTGTCCTAATTctcaaaaaaagggaaaaagagtaaaagtgcaaataagctatttaagaaagcattccaaaaaaaatcataaatcttCACTTGTTTCTATAGTCCAGCAACCAATCTTAGAGAATGGGAGCGGGGCATGGTAAGGCTCAGAACAATTATAGCATCTCAAAGGTTAACTGATGCAATCATAATATAATTCACTTGTCTCTCTGACTTCGAAAACTATCACTACCTAGATTGcttaaaaaatgatattatGCAAATTACTGAACTTTTGATGTTGGTCTTCGTTCTGAAAAGTAATGAATTTTTAAGGCTAATGATTCGGAACTATGTCGGTTACTTCCCGCTTCATTCCCAAGTTCTTGCATAAACTACTGAACGAGCCGTACTTTTTATGCTCCCAGTAAACACGTAATCATTTCTCCCAAGGGCACATAAGCAGTCATTGGACTCTAAGAACTGGTAGGATCCTAGAATGGCGTTGGAGATGAGTATGCTTGTGGAGGCACGTCGTATTAGTTTTGCACGTCATAATGTTCTGTATTTTTTTCTATAGAAATAACTAATTATGAGTTGGTTGAGGTGGTGTATGAAATCTATATGAAGCATTTCCAACATAATGCTTTGGATAAAGGCTTaaaacatatttattttaataatcaGTACTTGTATCACAGCCATCCATCAAATTCTCCTGCCATTTTGATCATTTATTTGTTTTGCATATAATGGGATGGCAGCGGCACTTATCCTTTTGGTATGTGCAACAATAATCAGATCTTGGGGAGACAAAACCTCTCAATCCCAAAAATTTCAATGGCCATCGTAGGCATATGAAGTAGTTGCATTTAGTTGGATTGCTACTTTCAAATTATTGTACCATGCATTGCTTAGGAACCTCAAACAGAGCACAGTATATAGAAAAAAAGAACGTAATATCTGACCAAGAAAATTATAtagaaattgatttggactacAATCCACCAACTCCATTCAGTTCTGGGAAATAATGGAATTGGATGTGGGCCTAAACTCTCTTGGAATTCACACCTTCCAAACAGCATACCCTCCATTGGAGTTGGTGAAGtcattggaggttgatatcGATGACTTGGGTTCAGGTCCCACCCTCACCCAAACATTAATTTGGTTTCCTATCCTAATTCttcgaaaaaaaaagggaaaaacagaaaaactgcaTATAACCTGTTTAAGAAAGcattccaaaaaaaattcaaaaatcttCACGTGGTCCTGTTTCCATAGCCTAGCAACCAATCTTAGACAATGGGAGCAGGGCATGGGAAGGCTCGGAATGGCTATAGCATCGCAAAGATTAACTAATGCAATCATGATATAAATTCACTCGTCTCTCTATGGTTgcttaccaaagaaaatgatgtcaaaaaaatgaatttttaCCAAACCTAATTGAACATCAATTTATATAGAAGTTCAAAACAAGGAAATCGGGACAttaatgcatcacagaacatacTCAGATATGCTCCATGCCTTCAGGTTACGAAAGCTGATGGCAAATATATAactaaataatgccaaatcaaaaaaaaaaaaaaataataggatCAAAGGGGAAAAGTTAGTAAGTACAAAGAATTAGATAACTTGCCCCGGCATCAATATTTGCAAGAATAACAATTGATCTTGAAATAGAGAGGTGATGATGAGAGGGgaaaatttcaatttttagtTTGTGGACCGGTAAAGCAGCTAATTGCCTGAATAAAAAGCCCCGACAaatgccaccaaggtggtagcctagtggtactggacagcaattctaaccataaggtcccaagttcgaatcgctgcggcgacgattaaattgtggaccggagctcactactttggccactgcttggacttgtggtgtaggaccgctcttgaactgctagtagccggggtggtgccgggtgtgacgtactcacacgtgggactcgagccagagctcagaggagtagctgagccgggcccacgggtggggagggtatgagtaaaaccggtcggggtgcccaacacacggccatttctgcccgcatcgaacattctcctggcggggcgggggcccagtggaggctgctacgcggggatgGGCTTGttccttcctcccccctacccctttttattagcaaaaaaaaaaaaaaagccccgACAAATTTAATGGaggtaaaaataaattaatataaaatttatcattCTTTCATCTTTGGATGATCAGGATTATTCATCCagttgcacagatctcaaattGATCAATGGATGATTAAGATTATTCATCCAACTGCATAGATCTCGAAGTAATCTATATATTCATTCATGTGCACGGATCTCCAAGCAGCTACGTGGATCATCCACATGCACAGATCCCAAAGTGATCAGTGGATGACCGGATTATTCATCCACCTACACCAATCTCGAAGCAATCTAAATATTCATGTACCTGCACAGATCTCCAAGCAACTATGTGGATGTTCCAAATATTCATTCGCCTGCAAAGATCTCAAGGCGATTAGCAGATAATCAAAATTATTCATCCATTTGCATATATATCAAAGTTGACCTAGTGGATGATATGAATTGTTCATCCACCATATCTTAAAAAGATGTTGGAATAGGTTAGAAAGGGGAGAGCATTTTTGTCAATTGAAATGGCAGGCTAACACCATCCAATGGTCGGAAAGTGGATAgacaaatttggaacagtttaAAAACTTGAATGATCCATTTGAAACTTTTAAAGTTGAGGATGTCTTCAAGATTGGCCCAAACTTGTGTTGCATATTCCAAAATTACCAATGAACACCTTAgcaattttaatattatataattattatgGAGGTTGTTTACGAAACAATCCATCTCTAGTTTGAAACTAAAATTTGGCAA
Above is a genomic segment from Phoenix dactylifera cultivar Barhee BC4 chromosome 2, palm_55x_up_171113_PBpolish2nd_filt_p, whole genome shotgun sequence containing:
- the LOC103698924 gene encoding UDP-glucose:glycoprotein glucosyltransferase-like isoform X2, whose translation is MELRRRSRVSVAFLISLLLVLSFAGDLCFAENRRLKNVQVSLRAKWTGTPLLLEAGELLSKEWKNLFWEFTDLWLEPDKGSDCLTAKCCIHKIVVDGHSVLSKPLGSVFEFSRMLRSASPRLVLYRQLPDDSLSSYPSDDEADSEHFMGDLSGPISRVKAEPFLISRNPRSPGGSCCWVDTGSALLFNVTELLSWLDTSAKLAVGSAEQPELFDFDHIYFGSSIASPVAILYGALGTECFKKFHVTLVETSKKERKPEVTE
- the LOC103698924 gene encoding UDP-glucose:glycoprotein glucosyltransferase-like isoform X1; this translates as MELRRRSRVSVAFLISLLLVLSFAGDLCFAENRRLKNVQVSLRAKWTGTPLLLEAGELLSKEWKNLFWEFTDLWLEPDKGSDCLTAKCCIHKIVVDGHSVLSKPLGSVFEFSRMLRSASPRLVLYRQLPDDSLSSYPSDDEADSEHFMGDLSGPISRVKAEPFLISRNPRSPGGSCCWVDTGSALLFNVTELLSWLDTSAKLAVGSAEQPELFDFDHIYFGSSIASPVAILYGALGTECFKKFHVTLVETSKKGKIKYVVRPVLPSGC
- the LOC103698924 gene encoding UDP-glucose:glycoprotein glucosyltransferase-like isoform X3 encodes the protein MELRRRSRVSVAFLISLLLVLSFAGDLCFAENRRLKNVQVSLRAKWTGTPLLLEAGELLSKEWKNLFWEFTDLWLEPDKGSDCLTAKCCIHKIVVDGHSVLSKPLGSVFEFSRMLRSASPRLVLYRQLPDDSLSSYPSDDEADSEHFMGDLSGPISRVKAEPFLISRNPRSPGGSCCWVDTGSALLFNVTELLSWLDTSAKLEVICLFGFHQSCGIC